One genomic segment of Cydia splendana chromosome 5, ilCydSple1.2, whole genome shotgun sequence includes these proteins:
- the LOC134790639 gene encoding carnitine O-acetyltransferase-like, producing the protein MIRGVHKVCGHNAFILEPYISSLQLSTHLTSAKTYSTAQKLPRLPVPKLDDTLSKYLKTAKPHLSNEEYDVTCNLAKDFATGLGQDLQSLLEKRAQQHTNWLEEWWLNTAYLEYRDPVVVYSSPGLVFPFRKFNSQLDQLQYAAKTLLAALDYKSLIDNDKIPTEMMGKNPLDMQQYKKIFGTCRIPGLKRDSLSYNTTSKHVTIIHNNHIFHVDLWGDDGKVLNEDQIVQQLEKVIEMSEAPSQDGIGILTSENRNAWAKAYDVLIKDNQNKESLKDVQSSLVVLCLDKPVGLWKAADKNGRQNIAGAQTIHGGGAGLNGGNRWFDKTVQFIVGADGVTGLTYEHSPAEGQPIAVLTDFLINFIDQNKAAGRPASSSPKLPQLLKFNVNSEVAGMINTAKSSLDKLVNNLELNCFTYEKYGKNFIKSQKLSPDSYLQMAMQYAFYRLHKTPGAHYESAATRMFIGGRTETIRSCSIESVEFANAMLDSKRSPKDKKAAMQSAINAHKNYTVMALQGLGVDRHLLGLKLIALENGIDIHKLYSDPGYVRSAHMRLSTSQVACKCDGFMCYGPLVSNGYATCYNPRDNDVNFATSAFNDNPETSCDKYRGALEQSLQDMHDVLLLSTQAKL; encoded by the exons ATGATCCGTGGAGTACATAAAGTT TGTGGCCATAATGCCTTCATATTGGAGCCGTATATCAGCTCACTTCAGCTGTCAACCCACTTGACTTCTGCCAAGACTTACTCCACTGCCCAGAAGCTTCCCCGGCTACCCGTGCCAAAGCTGGATGATACTTTGagtaaatatttgaaaactGCCAAACCACATTTGAGCAATGAGGAGTATGATGTCACATGTAATCTTGCTAAAGACTTTGCTACCGGACTTGGACAGGATTTACag agtttGCTAGAAAAAAGAGCACAGCAGCACACAAATTGGCTTGAGGAGTGGTGGCTCAATACAGCATATTTGGAGTACCGGGATCCAGTTGTAGTGTATTCCAGCCCTGGTCTGGTATTTCCATTCCGGAAGTTCAACAGTCAGCTCGACCAGTTGCAGTATGCAGCAAAAACGTTGCTGGCTGCACTTGATTACAAATCCCTAATTGACAA TGACAAAATTCCAACTGAGATGATGGGCAAAAACCCATTGGACATGCAACAGTATAAGAAAATATTTGGAACATGTCGGATCCCCGGTCTAAAGAGAGATTCATTGTCATATAATACTACCAGCAAACATGTTACTATCATCCATAACAATCAT ATCTTCCATGTTGATCTCTGGGGAGACGATGGTAAAGTTCTTAATGAAGATCAAATAGTACAGCAGCTGGAGAAAGTAATAGAAATGTCCGAGGCTCCGTCGCAAGATGGCATTGGTATTCTCACTTCGGAAAATCGAAATGCTTGGGCTAAAGCTTATGATGTACTGATAAAAG ACAATCAAAACAAAGAATCATTGAAGGACGTGCAATCAAGTCTAGTGGTACTTTGTTTGGACAAGCCTGTGGGGCTGTGGAAGGCGGCCGACAAAAATGGCCGCCAAAACATTGCCGGCGCGCAGACTATCCACGGAGGAGGCGCGGGACTCAACGGTGGCAATCGGTGGTTCGATAAGACAGTGCAG TTTATAGTCGGTGCTGACGGCGTCACAGGGTTGACTTACGAGCACTCCCCAGCCGAGGGCCAACCTATTGCCGTGCTAACGGACTTCCTCATCAATTTCAT AGATCAGAATAAAGCTGCAGGTAGGCCTGCCTCGTCAAGCCCGAAACTCCCACAGCTGCTGAAGTTTAATGTGAACTCAGAGGTGGCTGGCATGATCAACACAGCAAAGAGCAGTTTAGATAA ACTAGTAAACAATCTTGAGCTGAACTGCTTTACGTACGAAAAGTATGGGAAGAACTTTATCAAGTCACAAAAACTAAGTCCAGACAGTTACCTGCAGATGGCTATGCAGTATGCATTTTACAG GTTGCACAAAACGCCCGGCGCGCACTACGAGTCCGCAGCGACGCGGATGTTCATCGGCGGCCGCACCGAAACCATCCGCTCCTGCTCAATAGAGTCCGTCGAGTTCGCCAACGCCATGCTGGACTCCAAGCGCTCACCTAAGGACAAGAAGGCGGCTATGCAGAGCGCTATTAACGCGCACAAGAATTATACAGTTatg GCTCTTCAAGGGCTCGGCGTAGATCGTCACCTTCTCGGGTTGAAGTTGATCGCCCTGGAGAACGGCATCGATATACACAAGCTGTATTCCGACCCAGGATACGTGAGGAGTGCCCACATGCGGTTGTCCACCAGTCAG GTGGCATGTAAATGCGACGGCTTCATGTGCTACGGCCCTCTAGTCAGCAACGGCTACGCGACGTGCTACAACCCGCGCGACAACGACGTCAACTTCGCCACGTCGGCCTTCAACGACAACCCGGAGACCAGCTGCGACAAGTACAGGGGCGCCTTGGAACAGTCCCTCCAAGATATGCACGACGTGCTCCTGCTTAGCACACAAGCTAAACTGTAA
- the LOC134790709 gene encoding enhancer of yellow 2 transcription factor-like — protein sequence MTVNNTIAHQRLILSGDRERFKELLRRRLIECGWRDQVRMLCRDMVKENEGSNVTFDMLVNRVTPRARALVPDTVKKELLQKIKTHLLTQKDQ from the exons ATGACTGTTAACAACACCATAGCACATCAACGGCTCATACTCAGTGGAGATCGGGAAAG ATTCAAGGAGCTATTAAGACGAAGATTAATTGAATGTGGATGGCGTGATCAAGTGAGGATGCTGTGTCGTGATATGGTTAAGGAGAATGAGGGTAGTAATGTAACATTTGACATGTTGGTCAACAGAGTGACACCACGAGCTAGAGCGCTAGTGCCAGACACAGTTAAGAAGGAACTACTTCAGAAAATTAAGACACACCTACTCACACAAAAGGACCAATAA